A genomic stretch from Chitinophaga agri includes:
- a CDS encoding M56 family metallopeptidase: MLIYLLKANIVLVLFYLAYRFGLRRLTFYTLNRFFLVGGIVCATVAPLIDPSVFIREHHELNAVAEAYIPDLSALGQHPAEPFINRLVVYVFWIGVMVMTIRLVIQLLSLWKLHRQTRKTLYDDKSLRIMEKEANPFSFMRNIYINPSLHTPEEFSSIIEHEKVHVQQWHTLDVLLGELNKIFYWFNPGAWLMSIAIRENLEFITDRSILRQGIDAKAYQYSLLKVSGIPYATAIANNFNFSHLKQRIMMMNKKRSSSYHLMRYVALGGMMGIAVLSLNFTSAIAKAETSARTLAAVFQADTLQPVPPPPPPPPAPPVPPPPPPPVKGKVKAAKPAPPAPPAVPAPAAAPAATSIPAPLTLNESPVSGETVMVKAQSDEQQDHPKIVLRSGTGATPLYVIDDVPYGHTLPANLSPENISSIHVFKGESATGIYGTAGANGVIKVYTKGYQNEPNVQFVDNIKAKDNLTAAPVKLTEVKTDAKSQVSANPDIVTRIEGDGVATYINEDGSKQLSGKRKQSRKAEKLTEVRSTNTDTKNQSSTGTR, from the coding sequence ATGCTTATCTATTTGCTTAAAGCCAACATCGTACTTGTTTTGTTTTACCTCGCCTATCGTTTCGGATTAAGGCGGTTGACCTTCTACACGCTGAACCGTTTTTTCCTGGTGGGCGGCATTGTCTGCGCAACGGTGGCTCCGTTGATCGATCCTTCTGTTTTCATCAGGGAACACCATGAGCTGAATGCTGTAGCAGAAGCGTATATACCAGATCTTTCCGCTTTGGGACAACATCCGGCGGAGCCGTTTATCAACAGGCTGGTGGTGTATGTGTTCTGGATAGGTGTGATGGTAATGACTATCCGTCTGGTCATTCAGCTGTTATCTCTGTGGAAGTTGCACCGGCAAACCCGCAAGACCCTTTATGATGATAAGTCCTTGCGTATCATGGAGAAAGAAGCTAACCCGTTCTCTTTCATGCGCAATATTTATATCAATCCTTCTCTGCATACGCCGGAGGAATTCAGTTCCATTATCGAGCATGAAAAAGTTCATGTGCAGCAGTGGCATACACTGGACGTACTGCTGGGAGAGCTGAACAAGATCTTCTACTGGTTCAACCCGGGGGCATGGCTGATGAGTATCGCCATCCGTGAAAACCTGGAGTTCATTACCGACAGGAGCATCCTGCGGCAGGGAATAGATGCAAAAGCATATCAATACAGTCTTTTAAAAGTAAGTGGGATCCCATATGCGACGGCCATCGCGAACAATTTCAATTTCTCACACTTAAAACAAAGGATCATGATGATGAATAAGAAAAGATCATCCAGTTATCACCTGATGCGCTATGTAGCGCTTGGAGGTATGATGGGGATCGCGGTACTATCACTGAATTTCACAAGCGCCATCGCTAAGGCAGAGACGTCTGCCAGGACATTGGCCGCTGTATTTCAGGCTGATACCCTGCAACCTGTTCCACCACCACCACCTCCTCCTCCTGCACCTCCGGTACCGCCGCCACCACCACCTCCTGTAAAGGGGAAAGTAAAAGCTGCGAAACCTGCCCCACCAGCACCTCCGGCTGTACCAGCACCGGCTGCTGCTCCGGCTGCCACGTCCATCCCTGCTCCGCTGACACTCAATGAGTCTCCGGTATCGGGCGAAACGGTAATGGTCAAGGCGCAGTCAGACGAGCAGCAGGATCATCCCAAGATTGTCCTGAGATCAGGAACGGGAGCCACTCCTCTATATGTCATAGATGATGTGCCTTATGGACATACCTTACCGGCAAATCTGTCCCCTGAAAATATCAGTTCTATACATGTGTTCAAAGGGGAAAGTGCAACGGGCATATATGGAACTGCCGGTGCAAATGGTGTAATAAAGGTTTACACCAAAGGGTATCAGAACGAGCCCAATGTACAGTTTGTGGATAACATAAAAGCTAAAGACAACTTAACTGCTGCTCCTGTAAAACTTACAGAAGTAAAGACAGATGCGAAATCCCAGGTGTCAGCTAATCCCGATATTGTTACAAGAATAGAAGGAGACGGCGTCGCTACCTATATTAATGAAGATGGTAGTAAACAGCTGTCAGGAAAACGTAAACAAAGCAGAAAAGCGGAAAAATTAACAGAAGTCCGCAGTACGAATACTGATACTAAAAATCAGTCGTCTACCGGAACCAGATAG
- a CDS encoding SUMF1/EgtB/PvdO family nonheme iron enzyme, with protein MFHSPIATGLYDMSGNVWEWCRLV; from the coding sequence ATGTTCCATAGTCCTATAGCCACAGGCTTATACGACATGTCGGGTAATGTATGGGAATGGTGTCGACTGGTATGA
- a CDS encoding GH1 family beta-glucosidase translates to MEQFSAPFSRHDFGENFLWGVTISAFQNEGACDADGKGKSIWDEFTAKKGKIKDGTNALVTVDFYNRYREDIQLVKKMGFQVFRFSISWPRILPMGTGSVNPAGIAFYHRVIDACLEAGLIPYVTLYHWDLPHALEQKGGWCHRGVIFAFEEYVRICVQEYGDKVKNWVVMNEPFGFTSLGYMLGVHAPGKFGISYFLPAVHHVLLAQAAGAKVIRATVKGANIGTALSSSYIYPYTQQEGDIQAARKADALFNRLFIEPVLGMGYPVDDFPLLRRIERRYALWRDWDQLAFDFDFIGVQNYFPLVVRKNAFMPVVGISEVKPKFRKVPITALGWEISGEGMYAILKQFGAYKGIKKLMVTESGAAFADIMSGGAIDDQDRIGYFREYLAGVLKAKREGVPVEGYFAWTLTDNFEWAEGYRARFGLVHVDLDTQERTLKSSGHWFRELLTM, encoded by the coding sequence ATGGAACAATTTAGCGCACCTTTCAGCCGTCATGATTTTGGAGAGAATTTCCTTTGGGGAGTGACTATTTCTGCATTTCAGAATGAAGGTGCGTGCGATGCGGATGGCAAAGGAAAGTCTATCTGGGACGAGTTTACAGCAAAAAAAGGGAAGATCAAAGACGGCACCAACGCCCTTGTAACAGTAGATTTCTATAACCGGTACCGGGAGGATATTCAGCTGGTGAAAAAGATGGGCTTCCAGGTATTCCGTTTTTCTATTTCCTGGCCACGTATACTGCCAATGGGCACTGGTAGCGTGAACCCTGCCGGCATTGCCTTTTATCACCGGGTGATAGATGCCTGTCTGGAAGCCGGTTTGATACCCTACGTAACATTATATCACTGGGATCTGCCACATGCATTGGAACAGAAAGGAGGATGGTGCCACCGGGGCGTCATCTTTGCTTTCGAGGAATATGTGCGTATATGCGTGCAGGAATATGGGGATAAAGTGAAGAACTGGGTGGTGATGAATGAGCCCTTTGGGTTTACCTCTCTGGGGTATATGCTGGGCGTACATGCACCGGGTAAATTTGGTATATCGTATTTCCTGCCGGCGGTGCATCATGTGTTACTGGCACAGGCAGCCGGAGCGAAGGTGATCCGGGCGACCGTAAAAGGGGCCAATATCGGGACGGCCTTGTCCAGTTCCTATATTTATCCATACACACAACAGGAAGGCGATATACAGGCCGCCAGGAAGGCGGACGCGCTGTTTAACAGACTATTTATTGAGCCTGTACTGGGCATGGGGTATCCGGTGGATGATTTTCCGCTGTTGCGCCGTATAGAGCGCCGCTATGCCTTGTGGCGGGACTGGGACCAGCTGGCTTTTGACTTTGATTTCATTGGCGTACAGAATTACTTTCCCCTGGTGGTGCGAAAGAATGCATTTATGCCGGTGGTAGGCATATCTGAAGTGAAACCTAAGTTCCGCAAGGTACCGATAACAGCATTAGGATGGGAGATCAGTGGAGAGGGAATGTATGCGATCCTGAAACAGTTCGGCGCTTACAAGGGAATTAAAAAGCTGATGGTGACGGAGAGTGGGGCTGCTTTTGCAGATATTATGAGTGGAGGGGCGATAGATGATCAGGACCGCATCGGGTATTTTAGGGAATACCTGGCAGGTGTGTTAAAAGCGAAGCGGGAGGGAGTGCCGGTAGAGGGTTACTTTGCCTGGACGTTAACAGATAATTTTGAATGGGCAGAGGGGTACCGCGCACGTTTCGGACTGGTGCATGTGGACCTGGATACGCAGGAACGGACGCTCAAAAGTTCCGGTCACTGGTTCCGGGAGCTGTTAACCATGTAA
- a CDS encoding DUF4270 family protein, whose amino-acid sequence MNKSIRAKVACKYLVCALLITGAAACEKEGFLYDGVTDQSGTEYLVTDTITMNMSTAYLDSVPTSNMGVALVGTNNDPYFGKISASSFWQVKAYSGTAIPDRAIYDSLVLLIHPKYEHYGDTTLPQHIEVYRVTEEIKRPGNSAFLYSRSNFATETTPLGQIQRTIRPHRDTVLRIAINDVLGKEFFDLADRNATTITNQQQFLNYFKGLALKPGANSQVITSLRADDSLNLRLFFHTTPGEIKQEYRDFAVYNSATQFNRIDVERPAGSPLAALSPSKRLLPSADADRQLFVQPLTNLIGRIDFPYLKNFNQLSKFSKIMRATLTVRPEKGTYKYPYPLPANLPLGVITNGNVIEDTLRSPLTGAIQYGTLVLDNIYNTGTAYTYDITNYCIAQLNTTDNSYRGLALLPPRNTGLTNFDRAILGDGRNSTNRITIQIYYLRYK is encoded by the coding sequence ATGAATAAAAGTATCCGCGCCAAAGTGGCCTGTAAATACCTGGTTTGTGCATTATTGATCACTGGCGCCGCTGCCTGTGAAAAGGAAGGTTTTTTGTATGATGGTGTCACAGATCAGAGTGGTACCGAGTATCTCGTTACAGATACCATTACAATGAACATGAGCACGGCATACCTTGATTCTGTTCCTACTTCTAATATGGGCGTTGCGCTGGTGGGTACCAATAACGACCCTTACTTCGGTAAAATATCCGCCAGCTCTTTCTGGCAGGTAAAAGCATATAGCGGTACCGCTATCCCCGACAGGGCAATTTATGACTCTCTTGTATTATTAATACATCCGAAATACGAACACTACGGCGACACGACCCTCCCTCAGCATATTGAGGTATATCGTGTGACCGAAGAGATCAAACGCCCGGGAAACAGCGCGTTCCTCTACAGCCGCAGTAACTTCGCTACTGAAACTACCCCGTTAGGTCAGATCCAGCGAACCATCCGTCCCCATCGTGATACTGTCTTAAGGATCGCGATCAATGACGTGCTGGGTAAGGAGTTCTTCGACCTCGCTGACAGAAACGCTACCACCATCACCAATCAGCAACAGTTCTTAAATTACTTTAAAGGACTGGCACTGAAACCAGGGGCCAACAGTCAGGTCATCACCTCCCTGAGAGCGGATGACTCCCTCAACCTGCGCCTCTTCTTCCATACTACTCCCGGCGAGATCAAACAGGAATACAGAGACTTTGCTGTATATAATTCAGCTACACAGTTCAATCGTATAGACGTAGAGCGCCCAGCCGGTTCTCCGCTGGCTGCTTTAAGCCCTTCTAAACGACTGCTCCCTTCTGCTGACGCTGACCGCCAGCTGTTTGTACAGCCGCTGACCAACCTCATTGGCCGTATCGACTTCCCTTATCTGAAGAATTTCAACCAGCTGAGCAAGTTCTCTAAAATTATGAGAGCTACCCTCACTGTCAGACCGGAAAAGGGTACCTACAAATACCCTTATCCACTGCCTGCCAACCTGCCACTCGGTGTCATCACCAATGGCAACGTCATTGAAGACACCCTCCGCTCCCCGCTTACCGGTGCCATTCAGTACGGTACCCTGGTGCTGGACAATATCTATAATACAGGAACCGCCTATACTTACGACATTACCAATTATTGCATTGCACAGTTAAATACTACTGATAATTCTTACCGTGGTCTGGCATTATTGCCTCCCAGAAACACTGGTCTTACTAACTTTGACCGTGCGATCCTGGGTGATGGCAGAAATTCGACCAACAGAATTACTATACAGATCTATTACCTGCGGTATAAATAA
- a CDS encoding Kelch repeat-containing protein, producing the protein MRYLKVCFLGLAVLTLASCSSSEDTTTLGNWVRRADYQGDARREAVSFVIGDTAYVGTGTSGVDGGTLLSSFYKYDPAKDNWTMIASLQDPNDATKNLARTGASAFAAAGKGYVATGSDADFKSLKDTWEYNPTTNTWASKADFPGAARYFAVAFSVKDQGYLGTGYDGGNNMSDFFKFNPATNSWTPITALKDKRRQATAFVIKDSAYVVTGTGAGTVPTRMYVYDAANDVWKEKAKIENATDESFDDDYSSISRYAGVSFVINNKGYVTTGSSSATWEYDPVNDRWTEKTAFDGASRTSAVGFSVKNRGFIGTGYSSSTYLDDLYEFFPDQENDTND; encoded by the coding sequence ATGCGCTATTTAAAAGTATGTTTTCTGGGATTGGCAGTACTTACATTAGCCTCCTGTTCATCAAGCGAAGATACGACCACGCTGGGTAACTGGGTAAGAAGAGCAGATTACCAGGGCGATGCCAGAAGGGAAGCAGTGAGCTTTGTGATTGGAGATACAGCGTATGTAGGAACCGGTACCAGCGGTGTTGATGGTGGTACTTTATTAAGTTCTTTTTATAAGTACGACCCGGCGAAAGATAACTGGACTATGATAGCGTCTTTGCAGGATCCGAACGATGCTACTAAAAATCTGGCCCGTACCGGTGCATCAGCTTTCGCAGCTGCAGGCAAAGGTTACGTAGCTACTGGTAGCGATGCAGATTTCAAATCACTGAAAGATACCTGGGAATATAACCCAACTACCAACACCTGGGCCAGCAAAGCTGATTTCCCTGGTGCTGCACGTTACTTTGCAGTTGCCTTCTCCGTGAAAGACCAGGGTTACCTGGGTACTGGCTACGATGGCGGTAACAACATGAGCGACTTCTTCAAATTCAACCCGGCTACCAACAGCTGGACACCGATCACTGCACTGAAAGATAAAAGAAGACAGGCAACTGCTTTCGTTATCAAAGACAGCGCATACGTTGTGACTGGTACCGGTGCTGGTACTGTTCCTACCCGTATGTATGTATACGATGCAGCGAACGATGTATGGAAAGAGAAAGCTAAGATCGAAAACGCTACTGATGAGTCTTTCGATGATGATTACTCTTCTATCTCCCGTTATGCAGGTGTTTCCTTCGTGATCAACAACAAAGGATATGTAACTACAGGTTCCAGCTCAGCTACCTGGGAGTACGATCCGGTTAACGACCGTTGGACAGAAAAAACCGCTTTCGATGGTGCTAGCCGTACCAGCGCAGTTGGTTTCTCCGTAAAGAACAGAGGTTTCATCGGAACTGGTTACTCCAGCAGCACTTACCTGGATGACCTGTATGAATTCTTCCCTGATCAGGAAAATGATACGAATGACTAA
- a CDS encoding DUF4907 domain-containing protein: MTNPKSILIASLSAGLALTACQQQQTNRTENMQETTATAVHDSIAVVTFQPANGGWGYKINKGTHTYIEQPFIPVILGNKPFQSEEDARKVGELIAAKLRKNPGGLPDLTRQELLEMKIAGVE; this comes from the coding sequence ATGACTAATCCTAAGTCTATTCTCATCGCTTCCCTGTCAGCAGGACTGGCTTTAACTGCCTGTCAGCAGCAACAGACGAACCGAACCGAAAATATGCAGGAAACTACCGCTACCGCAGTGCATGACAGCATTGCGGTAGTGACGTTTCAACCAGCAAATGGTGGCTGGGGTTATAAGATCAACAAGGGTACTCATACCTACATTGAACAACCATTCATCCCGGTGATCCTCGGCAATAAACCTTTTCAAAGTGAAGAGGACGCCAGGAAAGTCGGAGAACTGATAGCGGCCAAGCTCAGGAAAAACCCGGGCGGTTTGCCGGATTTAACGCGGCAAGAGCTGCTTGAAATGAAAATAGCCGGTGTAGAGTAG
- a CDS encoding sensor histidine kinase, translating to MINLKQLYRNRLIKIGLHIVVWTCFLCFPFFIYRIKIQHPWFFAREIVDNLFLIGLFYLNFYVLIPRFFTVKKIVYYLSFVVLTLVFIIMQQAVTEYFFWKGFATEETVVIPAGTRDVGFAPPPPGFMRYDLLESRAHTRHSRKSSRAALYTDASLNDSMVVPNKEIVDNQTEMSFLDYILFPEILRKSVFAALLMLFMSGFIKIAQEWFKSEQQREELKVENLNAELKFLKSQINPHFLFNCLNTIYSLAHKHSVQTEHAIVKLSTIMRYMIYDSNEDKVQLQQELQYLEDYIDIQRLRMPDDIIVDYAVQGNPAGLKIAPMLLVPFVENAFKHGISYAEPSFIAIALAIEKNEMRLVVENSRFRQRVAEKGGIGLQNVRKRLELLYADHHELEITESENQFIVDLKIVLKNDQVYSGG from the coding sequence ATGATAAATTTAAAACAACTCTATAGGAACCGGTTAATCAAAATAGGGCTGCATATTGTAGTTTGGACCTGTTTCCTGTGCTTTCCCTTTTTCATCTATCGGATAAAGATCCAGCATCCCTGGTTCTTCGCCCGGGAAATCGTGGATAACCTCTTCCTCATAGGACTGTTTTATCTCAATTTTTATGTACTGATCCCGCGGTTTTTCACAGTAAAGAAAATCGTCTACTACCTGTCTTTTGTGGTACTGACATTGGTCTTTATCATTATGCAACAGGCTGTGACAGAATACTTTTTCTGGAAAGGCTTTGCCACTGAAGAAACAGTTGTAATACCCGCCGGGACCAGAGATGTCGGATTTGCACCACCGCCTCCGGGCTTTATGCGATATGACCTTCTCGAAAGCAGGGCACATACCAGGCATTCCCGCAAAAGCAGCCGGGCAGCACTGTATACAGATGCCAGCCTGAACGATTCGATGGTCGTTCCAAATAAGGAAATCGTTGATAATCAAACGGAAATGTCGTTTCTGGATTACATTTTGTTTCCAGAGATCTTACGGAAATCAGTGTTTGCCGCACTACTCATGCTCTTTATGAGCGGATTTATCAAGATAGCCCAGGAATGGTTTAAGAGCGAACAGCAGCGGGAGGAACTGAAAGTGGAGAATCTCAATGCTGAACTGAAATTTTTAAAGTCGCAGATTAATCCTCACTTCCTGTTTAACTGTCTAAACACCATTTATTCACTGGCCCATAAGCATTCCGTCCAGACAGAGCACGCCATTGTGAAGCTGTCTACCATCATGCGGTATATGATCTATGATTCGAATGAAGACAAGGTGCAGTTACAGCAGGAGTTGCAATACCTGGAAGACTATATTGACATACAACGTCTTAGAATGCCTGATGATATAATAGTGGATTATGCGGTACAGGGAAATCCGGCAGGATTAAAGATAGCTCCCATGTTATTGGTGCCCTTTGTGGAAAACGCCTTCAAACATGGGATCAGTTACGCGGAACCTTCTTTTATTGCCATTGCCCTGGCCATTGAAAAGAATGAGATGAGACTGGTGGTGGAGAATAGCCGTTTCCGCCAACGGGTAGCTGAAAAAGGTGGTATCGGTTTACAGAATGTGCGCAAGCGCCTTGAATTACTGTATGCGGATCATCATGAGCTGGAAATCACAGAATCCGAAAACCAATTTATTGTTGATTTAAAAATCGTGTTGAAAAATGATCAGGTGTATAGCGGTGGATGA
- a CDS encoding LytR/AlgR family response regulator transcription factor has product MIRCIAVDDEPLALEIITDFAKKVPFLQLVGTFQNATEALRFLQEERVDLLFLDIKMPDITGIQLMKCLKYPPMVIFTTAYGEYALEGFDLEVVDYLLKPVPFERFLRAATKALEFRSMSQQKNGDSSNGHVNDYIFIKTEYKIIKINLEDILFIEALKDYTKIYTPFQPVLTLRSLKSFETRLPADKFIRVHRSYVVSLNKINSVEKNTVMIANQSIPISDGYREKFYDVINRNS; this is encoded by the coding sequence ATGATCAGGTGTATAGCGGTGGATGATGAACCACTTGCGTTGGAAATAATCACTGATTTTGCAAAGAAGGTGCCCTTCCTGCAACTGGTAGGCACGTTCCAAAATGCAACCGAGGCCCTGCGCTTCCTACAGGAAGAGCGGGTAGACCTGCTTTTCCTCGATATCAAGATGCCCGATATTACAGGTATTCAGTTAATGAAATGTTTGAAGTATCCGCCGATGGTCATTTTTACCACTGCATATGGTGAATATGCGCTGGAAGGCTTTGACCTGGAAGTAGTGGATTATCTGCTGAAACCTGTACCGTTCGAACGTTTCCTGCGAGCGGCCACCAAAGCGCTTGAGTTCAGAAGCATGTCTCAGCAGAAAAACGGAGACAGCAGTAACGGGCATGTAAATGATTACATCTTCATTAAGACAGAATACAAGATCATTAAGATCAATCTGGAAGATATTTTATTCATCGAAGCACTGAAAGACTATACGAAAATTTATACTCCTTTTCAGCCGGTGTTAACACTGCGCAGCCTTAAATCATTTGAAACACGTTTACCTGCGGATAAGTTCATCAGGGTACACCGCTCGTACGTGGTATCGCTGAATAAGATCAATTCTGTGGAAAAGAACACCGTGATGATCGCTAATCAGTCTATCCCTATCAGCGATGGTTACAGGGAGAAATTCTATGATGTGATCAACCGCAACAGTTAG
- a CDS encoding cysteine desulfurase family protein, with product MKRIYFDNAATTALDKEVLDVMLPYLTEKYGNPSSIYSYGRETRLAIENARKSVAKILNANPGEIFFTSGGTESTNTTVSAAIHNLGCRHIISSEIEHHATLHSVEHAHSKEKIKLSNVRLLPNGHVDMEHLRELLANSPERCLVSLMHANNEIGNLLDIHAVGNLCKEFDAIFHSDTVQTVGHYPFDLRNTPVHFINGSAHKFNGPKGVGILYINENVKISPFIHGGSQERNMRAGTENVYGIVGFAKALELATEHMEEHSRYINDLRLYMMEELIKNIPGVGYNGDLYGRSLYTVLNVSFPKTEKSEMLLFNLDINGICASGGSACTSGADAGSHVIRAINSDPNKIAVRFSFGKDNTKEEIDAVIAKLKEII from the coding sequence TTGAAAAGAATTTATTTTGATAATGCAGCCACCACGGCGCTGGATAAAGAAGTGCTGGATGTGATGCTGCCCTACCTGACTGAAAAGTATGGTAATCCATCGTCCATCTATTCCTATGGCCGCGAAACCAGACTGGCCATCGAAAATGCACGTAAATCCGTAGCCAAGATCCTGAATGCGAATCCGGGAGAGATCTTCTTTACTTCCGGTGGTACTGAAAGTACCAACACAACCGTTAGCGCAGCTATCCATAACCTGGGCTGCCGCCACATCATCTCTTCTGAGATTGAACACCATGCTACCCTGCACTCCGTAGAGCATGCACATTCCAAAGAGAAGATAAAGCTGAGCAATGTTCGTTTGCTGCCGAACGGGCACGTAGATATGGAACACCTCCGTGAGTTGCTGGCTAACTCCCCTGAACGCTGCCTGGTAAGCCTGATGCATGCCAACAACGAGATCGGTAATCTGCTGGATATTCATGCTGTAGGTAACCTGTGTAAGGAGTTTGACGCTATCTTCCATTCTGATACTGTGCAGACAGTAGGCCACTATCCATTCGACCTGCGTAATACACCGGTACACTTCATTAACGGTTCTGCGCATAAGTTCAATGGTCCGAAAGGCGTGGGTATTCTTTACATCAACGAAAATGTAAAGATCTCCCCGTTCATTCATGGTGGTTCACAGGAGCGTAACATGCGCGCCGGTACAGAGAATGTATATGGTATCGTTGGTTTTGCGAAAGCACTGGAACTGGCTACTGAGCACATGGAAGAGCACAGCAGGTACATCAATGATCTGCGTTTATACATGATGGAAGAGCTGATTAAAAACATTCCAGGTGTAGGTTACAACGGCGACCTCTATGGACGCAGCCTGTACACCGTACTGAACGTATCATTCCCTAAAACGGAGAAGAGTGAGATGCTGCTGTTTAACCTGGACATCAATGGTATCTGCGCCTCCGGCGGTAGTGCCTGTACATCCGGTGCGGATGCAGGTTCTCACGTGATCCGTGCTATCAACAGCGATCCTAACAAGATAGCCGTACGTTTCTCATTTGGTAAAGACAACACTAAAGAAGAGATCGATGCGGTTATAGCGAAGCTGAAAGAGATCATCTAA
- the glmM gene encoding phosphoglucosamine mutase, whose amino-acid sequence MALIKSISGIRGTIGGKPGEGLSPLDVVKFTAAYGSWLLKQSDNKKVVIGRDGRISGEMVRQLVVATLTGLGLDVVDLGLSTTPTVEIAVKAEQAAGGIILTASHNPKEWNALKLLNGEGEFISGEEGAIILDLAAREDFTFADVNKLGVYRQDDTYMQKHIDMVLNYPLVDVEAIKARNFKVVVDAVNSTGAIFVPALLKALGVEEVTVLFDEVNGRFSHNPEPLPENLTALSNEVNKSSADMGIAVDPDVDRLCFVCDDGSMFGEEYTLVAVADYVLKSRKGNTVSNLSSTQALKDVTLKNGGEYHPSAVGEVNVVRKMKEVNAVIGGEGNGGIIVPDLHYGRDALIGIGLFLSHVAQTKKNLKAIRNSYPDYFISKNKIELDKGVNVATIFDKIRGKYKNQPVNTEDGLKIEFDRDWVHLRTSNTEPIIRIYAESQNETTADNIAKRIMQDIREFMH is encoded by the coding sequence GTGGCACTGATCAAATCGATTTCTGGTATTCGCGGAACTATCGGAGGTAAACCTGGAGAAGGACTCTCCCCTCTTGATGTTGTAAAGTTCACAGCGGCATACGGCTCCTGGCTACTTAAACAATCTGACAATAAAAAAGTGGTGATCGGACGCGACGGCCGCATTTCGGGAGAAATGGTAAGGCAACTCGTCGTAGCTACTTTAACCGGATTGGGGCTGGATGTCGTGGACCTTGGCCTCTCCACCACTCCCACCGTTGAAATTGCGGTGAAAGCGGAACAGGCAGCGGGTGGTATTATCCTTACCGCCAGCCACAATCCTAAAGAGTGGAATGCGCTAAAGCTACTGAACGGTGAAGGCGAATTTATCTCCGGCGAAGAAGGTGCCATCATACTCGACCTGGCCGCACGTGAAGATTTTACCTTCGCTGATGTGAATAAACTCGGTGTTTATCGCCAGGATGACACCTATATGCAGAAACATATTGACATGGTACTGAACTACCCGCTGGTCGATGTTGAAGCTATTAAAGCCCGCAATTTCAAAGTAGTCGTAGATGCTGTCAATTCAACCGGCGCCATCTTCGTTCCTGCCCTGCTCAAAGCACTGGGTGTGGAAGAAGTTACTGTACTGTTTGATGAAGTGAACGGCCGCTTCAGCCATAATCCGGAGCCTCTTCCGGAAAACCTCACTGCACTAAGCAATGAAGTCAATAAATCCAGCGCTGACATGGGTATCGCTGTTGATCCGGATGTAGACCGTCTTTGCTTCGTTTGTGACGACGGTAGCATGTTCGGTGAAGAATATACCCTCGTAGCTGTAGCTGATTACGTGCTGAAATCAAGAAAAGGGAACACCGTTTCCAACCTGTCCTCCACACAGGCACTGAAAGATGTGACCCTGAAGAATGGCGGCGAATATCACCCGTCTGCTGTAGGTGAGGTGAACGTAGTACGTAAAATGAAAGAAGTGAACGCCGTGATCGGGGGGGAAGGAAATGGTGGTATCATCGTTCCTGACCTGCACTACGGTCGTGATGCACTGATCGGTATCGGTCTGTTCCTCAGCCATGTAGCCCAGACCAAAAAGAACCTGAAAGCCATTCGTAACAGCTATCCTGACTACTTTATCTCTAAAAACAAGATAGAGCTGGACAAAGGTGTAAACGTGGCAACCATCTTCGACAAGATCAGGGGTAAATACAAAAACCAGCCTGTTAACACCGAAGACGGCTTAAAAATAGAGTTCGACAGGGATTGGGTACACCTCCGTACCTCCAACACTGAACCTATCATCCGTATCTATGCGGAAAGCCAGAATGAGACGACAGCGGATAACATTGCCAAAAGGATCATGCAGGATATCAGGGAGTTTATGCATTAA